TGGGCCCCCGAGTTTGTCGGGCACGGCGGCTCCGACGCCCCGCGCGACCCCGCCCCGTACGCGTTTGGCGAGCTTGTCGCGACGCTTGCGGGGTTCATCGATGAGGTCGTTGCGCCGGAGTCTGCTTTGGTGGCGCCCCGTCCTGCCCCGGAGACGGTCTCGGCTCCTGTGGGGGGAGGTGCCACGCCTTCGGCCGAGCGCCGCCTTCCTCGCGTTGCACTCGTGGGCTACTCCATGGGTGGGCGCGTCGCGCTTGCTTACGCGGCGGGCCACTCTGACCGCGTAGCGGCTCTCGTGCTCGAAAGCGCTGGTCTGGGGCCCACGGACGAGGCATACCGGCGGGAAGCCGCAGATCGGGACGCTACTCTTGCCGCTCGCGTGCGCCGGGACTCGCTTGCGGACTTCATGGACTTCTGGGAGACGCGTCCCGTGTTCGCCTCGCAGCGCGCGCTGCCGCAGGAGCGTCGCCTGCTGCTGCGTGAGGCCCGCATGCGCAACGACGCCGAGGCGCTGGCGCTGACGTTCGAGGGCTCGGGCCAGCACGCGATGCCCCGCCTCGCAGACGCCCCCGCAGCCCTTGCCGAACAGGGCGTCCCCGTTCTTTATATTGCTGGCGAGCTCGACCCTAAGTACGCCGCCGTCGCGCGCAGGCTGGGCGAGGCCGCGGGAGGGCTGCGGCGCGGCCTTTCCGTGCATATTCTGCCCGACGTCGGCCATGACGCCCACTTTGAGGACCCCGTTCGCTATGCGCGCGAGGTGGGGACGTTTCTCAACGGGGCTTGCTAGTCTCGCTCCGGCGTGTCGACCTCTCTGCGCCACCCGGCCTCGTGGACAATCGGCGGGTACGACGGCCACGTCACGTACTCCGGTGCGATGCGGGGCCGGCCTGCGTCATAATCTCGGACAGACGATATTCTGGTTGCCGTTTCGTGCCGGTTTGTCCAGCCCTGGCGGCGTGCGGTGACGCTACCGAGAAGAAGCGAGGTCCACATGAGCGAGATCGATACTAAGGAGAGCGCCTGCCAGCGTCCGGGCGAGACGCCGGTTGACGACGAGCCCATCGTCTGGGTGCCCGGCCGTGAGTACCGCGAGATCGTCTACGAGACGTGCGGCGGCATCGCCAAGATCACGATCAACCGCCCGTGGCACCGCAACGCGTTCACGCCGCTGACCGTCGACGAGATGTACGACGCGTTCACGCGCGCCCGCGATGACGCGTCCATCGGCGTCATCATCCTGACAGGCGCCAACCACGGCGGCCGCCACGAGGACGAGGCGTTCTGCAGCGGCGGAGACCAGAAGATCCGCGGCAACGGGGGATACGTCGGCGAGGACAACATCCCGCGTCTCAACGTGCTCGACCTGCAGCGGCTCATCCGCGTCGTCCCCAAGCCCGTCATCGCCATGGTCAACGGCTACGCCATCGGCGGCGGCCACGTCCTGCACATCCT
This genomic window from Coriobacteriia bacterium contains:
- a CDS encoding alpha/beta fold hydrolase, with the protein product MSAPPVVLLHGFSQSARTWDEVVPLLAEMLPGRAIWAPEFVGHGGSDAPRDPAPYAFGELVATLAGFIDEVVAPESALVAPRPAPETVSAPVGGGATPSAERRLPRVALVGYSMGGRVALAYAAGHSDRVAALVLESAGLGPTDEAYRREAADRDATLAARVRRDSLADFMDFWETRPVFASQRALPQERRLLLREARMRNDAEALALTFEGSGQHAMPRLADAPAALAEQGVPVLYIAGELDPKYAAVARRLGEAAGGLRRGLSVHILPDVGHDAHFEDPVRYAREVGTFLNGAC